A genome region from Panicum virgatum strain AP13 chromosome 4K, P.virgatum_v5, whole genome shotgun sequence includes the following:
- the LOC120703713 gene encoding chitinase 1-like → MMRAVALVAMLATALAASARAEQCGSQANGALCPNGLCCSKWGWCGSTSDYCTNGCQSQCGGGSPPSGGGSPPSGGGVESIISRSLFDQMLLHRNDNACPARGFYTYDAFVAAASAFPGFGTTGSLETQKRELAAFLAQTSHETTGGWATAPDGPYAWGYCFKQEQSPSSSYCQPSSQWPCAAGKQYYGRGPIQISWNYNYGPAGQAISQDLLGNPDLVASDAVVSFKTAVWFWMTAQSPKPSCHAVVTGQWSPSSADQAAGRVPGYGVITNIINGGIECGHGADSSVADRIGFYKRYCDLLGVSYGANLDCYNQRPFGS, encoded by the coding sequence ATGATGAGAGCAGTGGCGTTAGTGGCCATGTTGGCCACTGCCTTGGCGGCTTCCGCGCGCGCCGAGCAGTGCGGGTCGCAGGCCAACGGGGCTCTCTGCCCCAACGGCCTCTGCTGCAGCAAGTGGGGCTGGTGCGGCTCCACCTCCGACTACTGCACCAACGGCTGCCAGAgccagtgcggcggcggcagcccaccgagcggcggcggcagcccaccgagcggcggcggcgtcgagtcCATCATCTCGCGTTCGCTGTTCGACCAGATGCTCCTCCACCGCAACGACAACGCGTGCCCTGCCCGGGGCTTCTACACGTACGACGCCTtcgtcgcggcggcgagcgccttCCCGGGGTTCGGCACGACGGGCAGCCTGGAGACCCAGAAGCGGGAGCTCGCGGCGTTCCTGGCCCAGACGTCACACGAGACGACCGGCGGGTGGGCGACGGCGCCCGACGGACCCTACGCCTGGGGCTACTGCTTCAAGCAGGAGCAGAGCCCGTCGTCGTCCTACTGCCAGCCGAGCTCGCAgtggccctgcgccgccggcaagCAGTACTACGGCCGTGGCCCCATCCAGATCTCGTGGAACTACAACTACGGCCCCGCGGGCCAGGCCATCAGCCAGGACCTCCTGGGCAACCCGGACCTGGTGGCCAGCGACGCCGTGGTGTCGTTCAAGACGGCGGTGTGGTTCTGGATGACGGCGCAGTCTCCCAAGCCGTCGTGCCACGCCGTAGTGACCGGGCAGTGGAGCCCCTCCAGCGCCGACCAGGCGGCCGGGAGGGTGCCCGGGTATGGGGTCATCACCAACATCATCAATGGTGGGATCGAGTGTGGCCACGGCGCTGATAGCAGCGTCGCGGACCGGATCGGATTCTACAAGCGCTACTGCGACTTGCTCGGGGTCAGCTATGGGGCCAACTTGGACTGCTACAACCAGAGGCCCTTCGGCAGCTAG